The following proteins are co-located in the Pseudomonas sp. ATCC 13867 genome:
- the dusA gene encoding tRNA dihydrouridine(20/20a) synthase DusA — protein MTATTRPEPSRRFSVAPMMDWTDRHCRFFLRQLSSHALLYTEMVTTGALLHGDTARFLRHHECEHPLALQLGGSNPADLAAAAKLAEAAGYDEVNLNVGCPSDRVQNNMIGACLMGHPALVADCVKAMRDAVSIPVTVKHRIGINGRDSYEQLCDFVAQVRDAGCRSFTVHARIAILEGLSPKENREVPPLRYDIAAQLKRDFSNLEIILNGGIKTLQECREHLQVFDGVMLGREAYHNPYLLAQVDAALYGSDVPAISRADALARLRPYIERHIAEGGAMHHVTRHILGLAQGFPGARRFRQLLSVDVHKAADPLALLDQAGELLAGH, from the coding sequence ATGACCGCCACCACCCGTCCCGAGCCTTCCCGCCGCTTCAGCGTGGCCCCGATGATGGACTGGACTGACCGTCACTGTCGTTTTTTCCTGCGCCAGCTGTCCAGCCATGCCCTGCTCTATACCGAGATGGTCACCACCGGCGCACTGCTGCATGGCGACACCGCGCGCTTCCTGCGCCACCACGAGTGCGAGCATCCGCTGGCGCTGCAATTGGGCGGCAGCAATCCGGCGGACCTGGCGGCGGCGGCGAAGCTGGCCGAGGCCGCCGGCTACGACGAAGTCAACCTGAACGTCGGCTGCCCCAGCGACCGCGTGCAGAACAACATGATCGGCGCCTGCCTGATGGGACATCCGGCACTGGTGGCGGACTGCGTGAAGGCCATGCGCGACGCCGTGTCGATCCCGGTGACGGTCAAGCACCGCATCGGCATCAATGGCCGCGACAGCTATGAACAGCTCTGCGACTTCGTCGCTCAGGTGCGCGATGCCGGCTGCCGCAGCTTCACCGTGCACGCGCGCATCGCCATCCTCGAAGGCCTGTCGCCGAAGGAGAACCGCGAGGTTCCGCCGCTGCGCTACGACATCGCCGCGCAACTCAAGCGCGACTTCTCCAACCTCGAGATCATCCTCAACGGCGGCATCAAGACCCTGCAGGAATGCCGCGAGCACCTGCAGGTGTTCGACGGCGTGATGCTCGGCCGCGAGGCGTATCACAACCCCTATCTGCTGGCCCAGGTGGACGCGGCGCTGTACGGCTCGGACGTACCCGCGATCAGCCGCGCCGACGCCCTGGCGCGCCTGCGTCCCTACATCGAGCGGCACATCGCCGAAGGCGGCGCGATGCACCACGTGACCCGCCATATCCTCGGCCTGGCCCAGGGTTTCCCCGGCGCGCGGCGCTTCCGCCAACTGCTGTCGGTGGACGTGCACAAGGCCGCCGATCCGCTGGCCTTGCTCGACCAGGCGGGCGAACTTCTCGCGGGTCATTGA
- the tal gene encoding transaldolase: protein MTSKLEQLKQYTTVVADTGDFDAIARLRPVDATTNPSLLLKAAALPRYAEHLARATEGARGDAGLACDRFAVAVGKDILGVIPGRISTEVDARLSFDSEATLQRAHRLIELYDQQGIGRDRVLIKIASTWEGIRAAEQLEREGIQTNLTLLFSFAQAAACADAGVFLISPFVGRIYDWYKKANGRDYVGAEDPGVQSVSRIYRYYKANGYETVVMGASFRNLGQIEQLAGCDRLTISPDLLQQLAEAQGDLPRVLQPGGGEARQVLDESAFRWQMNEDAMGTEKLAEGIRLFARDQEKLEALLSGQ, encoded by the coding sequence ATGACTTCCAAGCTCGAACAACTCAAGCAGTACACCACGGTCGTCGCTGATACCGGCGATTTCGACGCCATTGCCCGCCTGAGGCCGGTGGATGCCACCACCAACCCTTCGCTTCTGCTGAAAGCCGCCGCCCTGCCCCGCTACGCCGAGCACCTTGCCCGCGCCACCGAAGGCGCGCGCGGTGACGCCGGCCTGGCCTGCGACCGCTTCGCCGTCGCCGTGGGCAAGGATATTCTCGGCGTGATTCCGGGGCGCATCTCCACCGAAGTGGACGCCCGCCTGTCCTTCGATAGCGAAGCCACGCTGCAGCGCGCCCATCGCCTGATCGAACTGTACGACCAGCAAGGCATCGGCCGCGACCGCGTGCTGATCAAGATCGCCTCCACCTGGGAAGGCATCCGCGCCGCCGAGCAACTGGAGCGCGAAGGCATCCAGACCAACCTGACCCTGCTGTTCTCCTTCGCCCAGGCCGCAGCCTGCGCCGATGCCGGCGTATTCCTGATCTCGCCCTTCGTCGGCCGCATCTACGACTGGTACAAGAAGGCCAACGGCCGCGACTACGTGGGCGCGGAAGATCCAGGCGTGCAGTCCGTCTCGCGCATCTACCGCTACTACAAGGCCAACGGCTACGAAACCGTGGTGATGGGCGCCAGCTTCCGCAACCTCGGCCAGATCGAACAGCTCGCCGGCTGCGACCGCCTGACCATTAGCCCGGACCTGCTGCAGCAACTGGCCGAGGCCCAGGGCGACCTGCCCCGCGTACTGCAACCCGGCGGCGGCGAAGCGCGCCAGGTGCTGGACGAAAGCGCCTTCCGCTGGCAAATGAACGAGGATGCGATGGGCACCGAGAAGCTGGCCGAAGGCATCCGCCTGTTCGCCCGCGACCAGGAAAAGCTCGAGGCGCTGCTTTCCGGCCAATAA
- the rssC gene encoding anti-sigma factor antagonist RssC has translation MSTGKIQFAEQDGSFVLKFVGEVRLTLCSALDATIEKIFAALNFSAIIIDLTETQSIDSTTLGLLAKLSILSRQKVGLLPTLVTTNADITRLLQSMGFDQVFNIVDRPIPCSDCLTDLPPQDQSEEVVRGKVLEAHRILMGLNESNREAFHDLVNALERH, from the coding sequence ATGAGTACCGGTAAAATCCAGTTCGCCGAGCAGGATGGCTCATTCGTCCTGAAGTTCGTGGGCGAAGTCCGACTGACCCTGTGTTCGGCGCTGGATGCCACCATTGAAAAAATCTTCGCCGCGCTGAATTTCTCGGCGATCATCATCGATCTCACGGAAACCCAGAGCATCGACAGTACCACGCTGGGCCTCCTGGCCAAGCTGTCGATCCTCTCGCGGCAGAAGGTCGGCCTGTTGCCCACGCTGGTCACCACCAACGCGGACATCACCCGGCTGCTGCAGTCGATGGGCTTCGATCAGGTGTTCAACATCGTCGATCGCCCGATTCCGTGCTCGGATTGCCTGACCGATCTGCCTCCCCAGGACCAGTCCGAGGAGGTGGTGCGCGGCAAGGTGCTGGAAGCCCACCGCATCCTGATGGGACTCAACGAGTCCAATCGCGAGGCTTTCCACGATCTGGTGAACGCCCTCGAGCGTCACTGA
- the rssB gene encoding two-component system response regulator RssB: MHKPSASLLIIDDDDVVRESLAAYLEDSGFTVQQATNGQQGLQVFEHSLPDLVICDLRMPQMDGLELIRRVSEMAVETPVIVLSGAGVMSDAVEALRLGAADYLIKPLEDLAVLEHSVRRALDRAFLRSENRRYREKLETANRELQASLNLLQEDQNAGRQVQMNMLPETPWESDGLVFSHQIIPSLYLSGDFVDYFRVDARRIGFYLADVSGHGASSAFVTVLLKFMTTRLLYESRRNGMLPEFKPSDVLGHINRGLINCKLGKHVTMLGGVIDLDTDRLTYSIGGHLPLPVLYVDGEARYLEGRGLPVGLFDEATYEDHVLDLPKSFSLSLFSDGILDVLPGVTLKEKETALPQQVVAAGGTLDGLRQVFGLAKLSEMPDDIALLVLSRNLA, translated from the coding sequence ATGCACAAACCCAGTGCCTCGCTGCTGATCATCGATGACGACGACGTCGTTCGAGAAAGCCTCGCCGCCTACCTGGAAGACAGCGGATTCACCGTCCAGCAGGCCACCAATGGCCAGCAGGGCCTGCAGGTATTCGAGCACTCGCTGCCCGACCTTGTGATCTGCGACCTGCGCATGCCGCAAATGGATGGCCTGGAGCTGATCCGCCGCGTCAGCGAGATGGCGGTGGAGACTCCCGTCATCGTGCTTTCCGGCGCCGGCGTCATGAGCGATGCGGTCGAGGCCCTGCGCCTGGGCGCCGCCGACTACCTGATCAAGCCGCTGGAAGACCTCGCCGTCCTGGAACATTCGGTCCGCCGCGCCCTGGACCGCGCCTTCCTGCGTTCGGAAAACCGCCGCTACCGCGAGAAGCTCGAAACCGCCAACCGCGAGTTGCAGGCCAGCCTGAACCTGCTCCAGGAAGACCAGAACGCCGGTCGCCAGGTGCAGATGAACATGCTGCCGGAAACCCCGTGGGAGTCCGACGGCCTGGTGTTCTCCCACCAGATCATCCCGTCGCTGTACCTGTCGGGCGATTTCGTCGACTACTTCCGCGTGGATGCCCGCCGCATCGGCTTCTATCTGGCGGATGTGTCCGGCCACGGCGCCTCCTCGGCGTTCGTCACCGTGCTGCTGAAGTTCATGACCACGCGCCTGCTCTACGAATCGCGGCGCAACGGCATGCTGCCGGAGTTCAAACCCTCCGATGTGCTCGGGCATATCAACCGTGGCCTGATCAACTGCAAGCTGGGCAAGCACGTGACCATGCTCGGCGGCGTGATCGACCTGGATACCGACCGCCTGACCTACAGCATCGGTGGCCACCTGCCGTTGCCGGTACTCTATGTCGACGGCGAAGCCCGTTACCTGGAAGGCCGTGGCCTGCCGGTCGGGCTGTTCGACGAAGCGACCTACGAGGACCATGTCCTTGATCTACCCAAGTCCTTCAGTCTTTCGTTGTTCTCCGACGGCATTCTCGATGTGCTGCCGGGAGTTACCCTGAAGGAGAAGGAGACGGCCCTGCCACAGCAGGTCGTCGCCGCCGGCGGAACGCTGGATGGCCTGCGACAGGTCTTCGGGCTGGCCAAGTTGTCCGAGATGCCGGATGATATTGCCTTGCTGGTGTTGAGCAGGAACCTTGCATGA
- a CDS encoding MlaA family lipoprotein, producing the protein MRPLGVQWTKRCLSLLAATCLATTPILAQAESEDDPWESINRPIFTFNDTLDTYALKPLAQGYQYVTPNFVQDGVHNFFSNIGDVRNLVNDLLQLKMRDAGVDTSRLLFNTTFGLAGFFDVATHMGLRRNDEDFGQTLGHYGVGSGPYVMLPLLGPSTLRDAPSLIPDAYTGPYPYIDNVSVRNSIRGVDIVDTRADLLKSEKLISGDKYTFIRNAYLQNREFKVKDGQVEDDF; encoded by the coding sequence ATGCGCCCACTAGGCGTCCAATGGACGAAACGCTGCCTCAGCCTGCTCGCCGCTACCTGCCTGGCGACGACTCCCATCCTGGCCCAGGCCGAGAGCGAGGATGATCCGTGGGAGAGCATCAACCGCCCGATCTTCACCTTCAATGACACCCTCGACACTTACGCGCTCAAGCCGCTGGCCCAGGGTTACCAGTACGTCACCCCGAACTTCGTCCAGGACGGCGTGCACAACTTCTTCAGCAACATCGGCGATGTGCGCAACCTGGTCAACGACCTGCTGCAGCTGAAAATGCGCGATGCCGGCGTCGACACCAGCCGCCTGCTGTTCAACACCACCTTTGGCCTCGCCGGCTTCTTCGACGTCGCCACCCACATGGGCCTGCGCCGCAACGACGAAGACTTCGGCCAGACCCTCGGTCACTACGGCGTCGGCAGCGGCCCCTACGTGATGCTGCCGCTGCTGGGCCCGAGCACCCTGCGCGATGCGCCGTCGCTGATTCCGGACGCCTACACCGGCCCGTATCCGTATATCGACAACGTATCGGTGCGTAACAGCATCCGTGGGGTGGACATCGTCGATACCCGCGCCGACCTGCTGAAGTCCGAGAAGCTGATCAGCGGCGACAAGTACACCTTCATTCGCAACGCCTACCTGCAGAACCGCGAGTTCAAGGTCAAGGACGGCCAGGTCGAAGACGACTTCTGA
- a CDS encoding UTRA domain-containing protein: protein MPVEPMPHYLRIRDQLARDIAESTLGPRLPPERELAERFGCTRVTLREALQQLETEGVLYRENRRGWFVSPPRIRYNPTRTTGFMDYVQAQGRTPRTEVLSAERCAAGPLLARRMGLADDAEVFRVRRRRWVDERPVMLEEIVLDAGWCPGLLDEALDRSLTRVLRERLGLTLSRCELMMHPTALDDVWAAPLQLTPGSPGLHVERTNYTAGGRLVEFDREFWRSDALEIVIDARFPD from the coding sequence ATGCCGGTCGAACCCATGCCTCATTACCTGCGGATCCGCGACCAACTGGCCCGTGACATCGCCGAGTCGACCCTGGGGCCGCGCCTGCCACCCGAGCGCGAACTGGCCGAGCGCTTCGGCTGCACCCGCGTGACCCTGCGCGAGGCGCTACAGCAGCTGGAAACCGAGGGCGTGCTGTACCGCGAGAACCGTCGCGGCTGGTTCGTTTCACCGCCCCGGATTCGCTACAACCCGACGCGCACCACGGGGTTCATGGACTATGTCCAGGCCCAGGGGCGTACGCCGCGCACCGAGGTGCTGTCGGCCGAGCGTTGCGCCGCCGGCCCCCTGCTGGCCCGGCGGATGGGCCTGGCGGACGACGCCGAGGTGTTCCGGGTCCGTCGCCGCCGCTGGGTCGATGAGCGTCCGGTGATGCTGGAGGAGATCGTGCTGGACGCCGGCTGGTGTCCCGGCCTGCTCGACGAGGCGCTGGACAGGTCCCTGACCCGGGTACTGCGCGAACGCCTGGGGCTGACGCTGTCGCGCTGCGAACTGATGATGCATCCCACGGCGCTGGATGACGTCTGGGCGGCGCCCTTGCAGCTCACGCCGGGGTCGCCGGGGCTGCACGTGGAGCGGACAAACTACACTGCCGGCGGGCGGCTGGTGGAGTTCGACCGGGAGTTCTGGCGTTCGGATGCGCTGGAAATCGTCATCGACGCACGCTTCCCGGACTGA
- a CDS encoding phosphatase, giving the protein MPATADLPRFTTLLFGLSGDLVDFGARTLPVALRRTCPDCPPERLADALVLPPQDALEHALGRSADTQERSRFQSALDEAAQAHAEATPGALDALQALHEHGVPCAWLDELPAPTTLRLATALDERLAAGLEVGGRQWPAPDACWQALMRLDSPRLDGCVLVSSQPRLLQAGLNAGLWTIGLAASGPLCGHAPGDWDALANLERDRLRAQATLGLYRLGVHSVIDHLGELDSCLQDITSRRLKGEKP; this is encoded by the coding sequence ATGCCTGCCACTGCCGACCTTCCGCGCTTCACCACCCTGTTGTTCGGGCTGTCCGGTGATCTGGTGGATTTCGGCGCAAGGACGCTGCCGGTGGCCCTGCGGCGCACCTGTCCCGACTGTCCGCCGGAGCGCCTGGCCGACGCCCTCGTCCTGCCCCCGCAGGATGCCCTCGAGCATGCCCTGGGACGCAGTGCCGATACGCAGGAGCGCAGCCGCTTCCAGTCCGCCCTGGACGAAGCCGCCCAGGCCCACGCCGAGGCCACGCCCGGCGCCCTGGATGCCCTGCAGGCGTTGCACGAGCACGGCGTTCCCTGCGCCTGGCTCGATGAGCTGCCCGCCCCCACCACGCTTCGCCTGGCCACCGCGCTGGACGAACGACTGGCCGCCGGACTGGAAGTCGGCGGCCGCCAATGGCCGGCGCCGGATGCCTGCTGGCAAGCGCTGATGCGCCTGGACAGCCCGCGCCTGGACGGCTGCGTGCTGGTCAGCAGCCAGCCACGGTTGCTGCAGGCCGGCCTGAACGCCGGGCTCTGGACCATCGGCCTGGCCGCCAGCGGCCCACTCTGCGGACATGCCCCGGGCGACTGGGACGCCCTGGCGAACCTGGAGCGCGACCGCCTGCGCGCCCAGGCGACCCTCGGCCTGTACCGCCTCGGCGTGCATTCGGTCATCGATCACCTGGGCGAGCTGGATTCCTGCCTGCAGGACATCACCAGCCGCCGCCTGAAAGGAGAGAAACCATGA
- a CDS encoding phosphonate degradation HD-domain oxygenase: MKPARHRFIDELAERFASHGAEPYGEAISQAEHALQCATLAERAGCADSLVIAALLHDIGHLYEDPAVLETRDLRHEEFGANLLRELLPESVWQPVRLHVAAKRYLCAVDPAYQAGLSWASRQSLALQGGAFDERAASAFVSAPYAQDAITLRRLDDLGKDPSMRTPELEHFFPLLERLLHVDRHQAGVRAAS, from the coding sequence ATGAAGCCCGCTCGCCATCGCTTCATCGACGAACTGGCCGAACGCTTCGCCAGCCACGGCGCGGAGCCGTATGGCGAAGCCATCAGCCAGGCCGAGCACGCCCTGCAATGCGCGACCCTGGCCGAACGCGCCGGCTGCGCCGACAGCCTGGTGATCGCCGCCCTGCTCCACGACATCGGCCATCTCTACGAAGACCCGGCCGTGCTGGAAACCCGGGACCTGCGCCACGAAGAGTTCGGCGCCAACCTGCTGCGCGAGCTGCTGCCCGAGTCGGTCTGGCAGCCGGTGCGCCTGCACGTCGCCGCCAAGCGCTACCTGTGCGCCGTGGATCCGGCCTACCAGGCCGGCCTGTCCTGGGCCTCGCGGCAGAGCCTGGCGCTGCAGGGCGGCGCCTTCGACGAGCGCGCCGCCAGCGCCTTCGTCAGCGCCCCCTATGCCCAGGACGCCATCACCCTGCGTCGCCTGGACGACCTGGGCAAGGACCCATCCATGCGCACGCCGGAGCTGGAACACTTCTTCCCGCTGCTCGAACGCCTGCTGCATGTTGATCGGCATCAGGCAGGGGTGCGCGCGGCGAGTTAA
- a CDS encoding DUF4404 family protein, translated as MPTQRLQQELQALREQLERQPPLTEDDRAALRALIKDIEMQLANEEALADETLTDSINLAVERFEASHPTLAGTLRSIMQSLANMGI; from the coding sequence ATGCCGACACAACGCCTCCAGCAAGAACTCCAGGCCCTGCGCGAGCAACTGGAGCGCCAGCCGCCGCTGACCGAGGATGACCGCGCCGCGCTGCGGGCCCTGATCAAGGACATTGAGATGCAGCTGGCCAACGAAGAGGCGCTGGCCGACGAAACCCTGACCGACAGCATCAACCTGGCCGTGGAACGTTTCGAGGCGAGCCACCCGACCCTGGCCGGCACCCTGCGCTCGATCATGCAGAGCCTGGCGAACATGGGCATCTGA
- the queF gene encoding NADPH-dependent 7-cyano-7-deazaguanine reductase QueF (Catalyzes the NADPH-dependent reduction of 7-cyano-7-deazaguanine (preQ0) to 7-aminomethyl-7-deazaguanine (preQ1) in queuosine biosynthesis), whose translation MHHPAEHSPLGKSSEYVSTYAPELLFPISRTTKWAELGLTAETLPYRGVDIWNCYELSWLTASGKPVVAIGEFAIPAQSPNIIESKSFKLYLNSLNQTAFDSADAVRTLMERDLSAAAGAPVRVRVRSLDDVAGEGMALIEGTCIDGLDLAVDSYDRPRPELLRCDDTRRVDEVLYSHLLKSNCPVTGQPDWGTLVVEYTGPALDAASLLAYVVSFRQHQDFHEQCVERIYLDLQRLLQPARLTVYARYVRRGGLDINPYRSSEAVQPDNRRLVRQ comes from the coding sequence ATGCACCATCCCGCCGAACACTCGCCCCTGGGCAAATCCAGCGAATACGTTTCCACCTATGCGCCGGAGCTGCTGTTCCCGATTTCCCGCACCACCAAGTGGGCCGAGCTGGGCCTGACGGCCGAAACCCTGCCGTACCGGGGCGTGGACATCTGGAACTGCTACGAGCTGTCCTGGCTGACCGCATCGGGCAAGCCGGTGGTGGCCATTGGCGAGTTCGCCATTCCGGCACAGTCGCCGAACATCATCGAGTCCAAGTCGTTCAAGCTCTACCTCAATTCGCTGAACCAGACCGCCTTCGACAGCGCCGACGCCGTGCGCACGCTGATGGAGCGTGACTTGTCCGCCGCCGCCGGCGCGCCGGTGCGCGTGCGCGTGCGCAGCCTGGATGACGTGGCGGGCGAGGGCATGGCCCTGATCGAAGGCACCTGCATCGACGGCCTGGACCTGGCGGTGGACAGCTACGATCGCCCGCGCCCGGAACTGTTGCGCTGCGACGACACCCGTCGCGTCGACGAAGTGCTCTACAGCCATCTGCTCAAATCCAACTGCCCGGTCACCGGCCAGCCGGACTGGGGCACGCTGGTGGTCGAATACACCGGTCCGGCGCTGGATGCCGCGAGCCTGCTGGCCTACGTGGTGTCCTTCCGGCAGCACCAGGACTTCCACGAACAGTGCGTCGAGCGCATCTACCTCGACCTGCAGCGCCTGCTGCAGCCGGCCCGCCTGACCGTCTACGCGCGCTACGTACGCCGCGGTGGGCTGGACATCAATCCCTACCGCAGCAGCGAGGCCGTACAGCCGGACAATCGCCGGCTGGTGCGCCAGTAA
- a CDS encoding copper resistance protein B, giving the protein MKRIATVACAATLGLALPAQSAEMDDMPMGSLLIQRLESRFHGNDQALGWEAQGWYGTDYQKLRLKLEGERDAGGPTTDNEVQLLYQRMVADFWDWQVGVRYDDQPGPSRTYAVLGIQGLAPQWFEVDANLFLSENGDPSLRLETEYELLLTQQLILEPSLEYNLALADDRDIGVGAGGSELEAGLRLRYEVRREFAPYFGYVWNKTYGRSGDIARAEGEVDEEGYWVAGVRMWF; this is encoded by the coding sequence ATGAAACGCATAGCAACGGTGGCCTGCGCGGCGACCCTGGGCCTGGCATTGCCCGCGCAAAGTGCCGAGATGGACGATATGCCGATGGGATCGCTGCTGATCCAGCGCCTGGAAAGCCGCTTCCACGGCAACGATCAGGCGCTGGGCTGGGAGGCCCAGGGCTGGTACGGCACCGATTACCAGAAACTGCGCCTGAAACTGGAGGGCGAGCGTGACGCCGGTGGCCCGACCACCGACAACGAAGTGCAACTGCTCTACCAGCGCATGGTCGCCGACTTCTGGGACTGGCAGGTGGGCGTGCGCTACGACGACCAGCCGGGACCGTCGCGCACCTACGCCGTACTCGGCATCCAGGGACTGGCGCCGCAGTGGTTCGAAGTGGACGCCAACCTCTTCCTCAGCGAGAACGGCGACCCGTCGCTGCGCCTGGAAACCGAGTACGAACTGCTGCTTACCCAGCAACTGATCCTGGAGCCGTCGCTGGAGTACAACCTAGCGCTGGCCGATGACCGCGACATCGGTGTCGGCGCGGGGGGCAGCGAGCTGGAGGCCGGCCTGCGCCTGCGCTACGAAGTGCGCCGCGAGTTCGCACCGTACTTTGGTTACGTCTGGAACAAGACCTACGGCCGCAGCGGCGACATCGCCCGCGCGGAAGGCGAGGTCGACGAGGAGGGCTACTGGGTCGCCGGCGTGCGGATGTGGTTCTGA
- a CDS encoding copper resistance system multicopper oxidase encodes MIRARNWALGALLLMPLAAQAGVYELTIGEGKLKLSDGARKALTVNGQTPAPELRFKEGEDVELRVTNTLDRDTSLHWHGLILPYTQDGVPGISFPGIKPGETFTYRFTVKQSGTYWYHAHSDFQEIEGLYGPLVIEPRQREPYRYDREYTLLLADWHDTRPETVFANLKKQSDYYNRNQRTLGDFIADSSANGLLATLRDRLDWGGMRMTPTDIADIAGFRFLVNGQDAEQNWSGLFKPGERVRLRIINGSGMSYFDLRIPGLKMTVVQADGNDVQPVTVDELRIAVAETYDVIVQPQEDRAYTFFAEAMDRSGYARATLAPRAGMRGEIPPLRERPLLTMADMGMAHGGMDHGSMAMPQQDGAMDHSSMAGMDHSAMQGQEASGMAGMDHSQMAGMDHASMSAAPASKSDYAPGSGLTPQPAEPGNRLLVYADLKAMRPFADYRAPDRTIEFRLTGNMERYFWSIDGKKYSEAEPIRLTYGERVRIRFINDTMMTHPMHLHGMWMQLDKGNGRFNPLKHVVSVAPGSTLDVDVPADALGEWAFHCHLIYHMAAGMMRKVIVEPAPAAASL; translated from the coding sequence ATGATCCGCGCAAGGAATTGGGCGTTGGGCGCGCTGCTGCTGATGCCGCTGGCGGCGCAGGCGGGCGTGTATGAGCTGACCATCGGCGAGGGCAAGCTGAAACTCTCCGACGGTGCGCGCAAGGCGTTGACGGTGAACGGGCAGACACCCGCGCCGGAGCTGCGTTTCAAGGAGGGTGAGGACGTCGAGCTGCGCGTCACCAATACCCTCGACCGCGACACCTCGCTGCACTGGCACGGGCTGATCCTGCCCTACACCCAGGACGGCGTGCCGGGTATCAGCTTCCCCGGCATCAAGCCCGGCGAAACCTTCACCTACCGTTTCACGGTGAAGCAGTCCGGCACCTACTGGTATCACGCCCACAGCGACTTCCAGGAGATCGAGGGGCTCTACGGCCCGCTGGTGATCGAACCCAGGCAGCGCGAGCCGTACCGCTACGACCGCGAATACACCCTGCTGCTGGCCGACTGGCATGACACCAGGCCGGAAACCGTGTTCGCCAACCTGAAGAAGCAGAGCGACTACTACAACCGCAACCAGCGCACCCTCGGTGACTTCATCGCCGACTCCAGCGCCAATGGACTACTCGCGACCTTGCGCGATCGCCTGGACTGGGGCGGCATGCGCATGACGCCGACGGACATCGCCGACATCGCCGGCTTCCGCTTCCTGGTCAACGGCCAGGACGCCGAGCAGAACTGGAGCGGGTTGTTCAAGCCGGGCGAGCGGGTGCGCCTGCGCATCATCAACGGCTCGGGCATGAGCTACTTCGACCTGCGCATCCCCGGCCTGAAGATGACCGTGGTGCAGGCCGACGGCAACGACGTGCAGCCGGTGACGGTGGACGAGTTGCGCATCGCGGTGGCCGAAACCTACGACGTGATCGTGCAGCCGCAGGAAGACCGCGCCTACACCTTCTTCGCTGAAGCGATGGACCGCAGCGGCTACGCCCGCGCGACCCTGGCACCGCGCGCCGGGATGCGGGGCGAGATACCGCCGCTGCGCGAGCGTCCGTTGCTGACGATGGCGGACATGGGCATGGCCCACGGCGGCATGGACCACGGCAGCATGGCGATGCCGCAGCAGGACGGGGCGATGGATCACTCCAGCATGGCCGGCATGGACCATTCGGCGATGCAGGGCCAGGAGGCTTCAGGCATGGCCGGCATGGATCATTCGCAGATGGCCGGCATGGATCACGCGTCCATGAGCGCCGCCCCCGCGTCGAAGTCCGACTACGCCCCCGGCAGCGGCCTCACGCCGCAACCGGCCGAACCGGGCAACCGCCTGCTGGTCTACGCGGACCTCAAGGCCATGCGCCCCTTCGCCGATTACCGCGCGCCGGACCGCACCATCGAGTTCCGCCTGACCGGCAACATGGAGCGTTACTTCTGGTCCATCGACGGCAAGAAGTACTCCGAGGCCGAGCCGATCCGCCTGACCTACGGCGAGCGGGTGCGCATCCGCTTCATCAACGACACCATGATGACCCACCCCATGCACCTGCATGGCATGTGGATGCAACTGGACAAGGGCAACGGCCGCTTCAACCCACTCAAGCACGTGGTCAGCGTGGCGCCGGGCAGCACCCTGGACGTCGACGTGCCTGCCGACGCCCTGGGCGAATGGGCCTTCCACTGCCACCTGATCTACCACATGGCCGCCGGCATGATGCGCAAGGTCATCGTCGAGCCGGCACCTGCCGCCGCCAGCCTCTGA
- the copI gene encoding copper-resistant cuproprotein CopI: MSLRHLFCASALAIAASFSLSALADAGHAYDFGKPGKAAQATRTVEIKLGEMYFDPENIDVKAGETVRFVIHNTGSLLHEFNLGSAAMHAGHQKEMQQMMDAGMLTPTGMQHDMSKMDHSKMGHGNMPMGQMMKHDDPNSVLVEPGKTAELTWTFSKATSLEFACNIPGHYQAGMVGKLTVKP; the protein is encoded by the coding sequence ATGTCCCTGCGTCATCTGTTCTGCGCTTCCGCCCTGGCCATCGCCGCGAGCTTCAGCCTGTCGGCCCTGGCCGATGCCGGGCATGCCTACGACTTCGGCAAGCCGGGCAAGGCCGCCCAGGCCACCCGCACCGTGGAAATCAAGCTGGGGGAAATGTACTTCGACCCGGAAAACATCGACGTCAAGGCCGGTGAAACCGTGCGCTTCGTCATCCACAACACCGGCAGCCTGTTGCACGAGTTCAACCTCGGCAGCGCGGCGATGCATGCCGGCCACCAGAAGGAAATGCAGCAGATGATGGATGCCGGGATGCTGACTCCCACCGGCATGCAGCACGACATGAGCAAGATGGACCACAGCAAGATGGGCCACGGCAACATGCCGATGGGCCAGATGATGAAGCATGACGACCCCAACAGCGTGCTGGTCGAGCCGGGCAAGACCGCCGAACTCACCTGGACCTTCAGCAAGGCCACCAGCCTGGAGTTCGCCTGCAACATCCCGGGGCACTACCAGGCCGGCATGGTCGGCAAGCTGACCGTCAAGCCCTGA